A window of Candidatus Nezhaarchaeota archaeon contains these coding sequences:
- the rfbB gene encoding dTDP-glucose 4,6-dehydratase, with protein sequence MKLLVTGGYGFIGSNFIRYMLERNKDVEIINVDKLSYGSNVENLRGIDEERHRFVKGDIADVKLMRRLVEEVDAVVNFAAETHVDRSISNPYPFFKSNVEGVLSILESIKGRRDVRMIQISTDEVYGEILSGSFKESDRLNPSSPYSATKAAADMLCLAYHRTFNLDVIIARPTNNFGPYQFPEKLIPKTIIRAKMGLKAPIYGSGRNIRDWAYVLDTCEAICLLLTNGRSGEVYNISAGNELENVDVVRRVLEIMGRDESLIEFVEDRPGHDVRYSVDSTKIREEVGWRPRHSFDECLRRTVEWYLSNEWWWRPIASEKVLHPTPWKLRW encoded by the coding sequence ATGAAGCTACTAGTTACCGGTGGGTATGGCTTTATCGGCTCAAACTTCATAAGGTATATGCTTGAAAGGAACAAGGACGTCGAGATAATTAACGTCGACAAGCTTTCCTACGGGTCCAACGTCGAGAATTTGAGAGGAATAGATGAGGAAAGACATAGGTTCGTTAAAGGAGATATAGCTGACGTCAAGTTGATGAGGCGCCTCGTAGAGGAGGTTGACGCAGTAGTTAACTTCGCCGCCGAGACTCACGTCGATAGGAGCATATCTAATCCCTACCCCTTCTTCAAGAGCAACGTCGAGGGCGTACTTAGCATACTTGAATCTATAAAGGGGAGGAGGGACGTTAGGATGATTCAGATAAGCACAGACGAGGTTTACGGAGAAATCCTGAGCGGGTCCTTTAAAGAAAGCGATAGGCTTAACCCATCTTCGCCATACTCCGCAACTAAGGCTGCGGCAGATATGCTCTGCCTAGCTTATCATAGAACCTTCAACCTAGACGTAATCATAGCTAGGCCGACGAACAACTTCGGCCCATACCAATTCCCTGAGAAGCTGATCCCCAAGACTATTATAAGGGCTAAGATGGGCTTAAAGGCCCCAATATATGGCTCAGGCAGGAACATTAGGGACTGGGCCTACGTCTTAGACACGTGCGAGGCAATATGCCTGCTTTTGACAAACGGGAGGTCTGGTGAGGTTTACAATATATCTGCTGGAAATGAGCTTGAGAACGTCGACGTCGTGAGGAGGGTCCTCGAAATAATGGGTAGGGATGAGAGTTTAATAGAGTTCGTAGAAGATAGACCTGGTCACGATGTGAGGTACAGCGTAGACTCAACGAAGATAAGAGAGGAGGTTGGATGGAGGCCAAGACACTCCTTCGACGAGTGCTTAAGGAGGACTGTTGAGTGGTATCTTAGCAATGAGTGGTGGTGGAGACCAATAGCCTCGGAGAAGGTCCTCCACCCAACCCCATGGAAGCTTAGGTGGTAA